Proteins co-encoded in one Taeniopygia guttata chromosome 4, bTaeGut7.mat, whole genome shotgun sequence genomic window:
- the LOC100217691 gene encoding protein O-GlcNAcase isoform X1, with protein sequence MCSPCGREDALGWAEGFYGRPWSMDQRKLLFQWLQRRGLNCYMYAPKDELKHRLLWREPYTEHEAARMKSLIEAAQEQRVEFIFAISAGQDMVFSSAGDRLLLQQKLRQVAAMGCRSFALLFDDIDPCMCQADRDVFPSLAQAQASVANEVYQELGQPSVFLFCPTEYCSSLCSPSPSQSCYLQTIGQELLPGIGVIWTGPKVVSQELSAELLEEVEAVLRRCPVIWDNLYANDYDCRRVFLGPYMGRAPGLMSRLHGLLLNPNCELQANFIPIHTLGTWFQSELGSCAHPDQAGMEGALGDSQGAEDGSYSPQEALELALREWVAEINQQALEPGGRTPGHPSVSLKGGAKLQPGTAGGQEVTPDPQPHKSAPGADPEPCGVAPEEGCREVTSEPERDSGNRTPAGHQQSPARAGEQLSPGSCEPSSALPSVAGSAQPGGIPVATKTLPSPSPSNGASTTQNISLPTSDARPGDGSPVQSPSSTQPEAIRTDVPQTPPGPEAGASPAAPAPLMDEVGAPVTPEEAGPGPMAPLPPKEAISSSPAQVTPEEPRTSPTAPVTPEEAGPGPMTPKDARTSPTAKMTPEELRTSPTALVTPEEAESGPMTPKEARTSLTSQVTPEEAESGPMTPKEARTSPTSQVTPEEAESGPMTPKEARTSPTSQVTPEENESDPMTPKEARTSPTSQVTPKEAGPGPMTPKEARTSPTSQVTPEEPGRGPMTPKEARTSPTSQVTPEKARPSLTAPMTPEEAKCGLMTLTTPKEARPNPTAPPSPEEAVSSPTAPLTLEEVRMLVELFYLPYHHGALAQQLLEHFRWLRANSLSVGVPATAPDACGGTRWRGRAQSFQLLCARTCRLHSRLVSTASRALLYDLHPYLWDIRNMLLAASAFILWLDGHLLCEPDPKGTWGSCFGWCQSITAPMLLGRDAEPWARRGGLFGELQALLPVGNSCDLFYHPPPLFPSSQLYLLRPLLPLDKGELYRMCRESLDCDPKVAEILVAHPDLLGDRLLGSFLSLSPEYTFVLEDEGGPCGFAAGALHAEGFLQQRDSSWLPTIRHKYPPDLGTGGPALGQDALEEAVLFFHSEPLAVPQPVLRRFPSLVQLGTAPRVLDVGASRSLALCLLSALRANGSRGVFCQVSDTDRQQLSFYSKLGFVALPVAWGSSPGAQLLGRLL encoded by the exons GTTTCTACGGGAGACCATGGTCAATGGATCAGAGGAAACTTCTCTTTCAATG GCTGCAGCGCCGGGGGCTGAACTGCTACATGTACGCGCCCAAGGACGAGCTGAAGCACCGGCTGCTCTGGAGAGAGCCCTACACAGAGCATGAGGCAG cccgcaTGAAGTCCCTCATCGAAGCTGCCCAAGAGCAAAGGGTGGAGtttatttttgccatttctgCTGGCCAGGACATGGTGTTCTCCAGCGCTGGGGAccggctcctgctgcagcaaaaACTCAGGCAG GTGGCTGCCATGGGGTGCCGCTCCTTCGCGCTGCTCTTTGACGACATCGACCCCTGCATGTGCCAAGCTGACAGAGATGTCttcccctccctggcacaggctcAGGCCTCTGTGGCCAACGAGGTGTACCAGGAGCTGGGCCAGCCCTCTGTCTTCCTCTTCTGCCCTACAG AATATTGcagctctctctgctctcccagccccagccagtcCTGCTACCTGCAGACCATcggccaggagctgctcccagggatCGGTGTCATCTGGACAG GCCCCAAGGTGGTGTCCCAGGagctctcagcagagctgctggaggaggtggaggcTGTCCTGAGGCGCTGCCCCGTCATTTGGGACAACCTCTACGCCAACGACTACGACTGCAGACGTGTCTTCCTGGGCCCCTACATGGGCCGTGCTCCTGGCCTCATGTCCAGGCTCCACGGGCTGCTCCTCAACCCCAACTGTGAGCTCCAGGCCAACTTCATCCCCATACACACGCTGGGCACCTGGTTTCAGAGCgagctgggcagctgtgcccaccctgaCCAAGCAG GCATGGAGGGAGCCCTGGGGGACAGCCAAGGTGCTGAGGATGGAAGCTACAGCCCCCAGGAAGCCTTGGAGCTGGCGCTGCGTGAGTGGGTGGCCGAGATAAACCAGCAGGCCTTGGAGCCAG GAGGAAGgaccccaggacaccccagtGTGAGCCTCAAGGGAGGAGCaaagctgcagcctggcacagcaggaggaCAGGAGGTCACTCCTGACCCTCAGCCCCACAAATCTGCTCCTGGGGCAGATCCTGAGCCCTGTGGGGTGGCACCAGaggaggggtgcagggaggtGACCTCAGAGCCTGAGAGGGACAGTGGGAACAGGACACCCGCTGGCCatcagcagagccctgcaagggctggggagcagctcagcccagggagctgtgagccctcctctgctctgcccagcgtggctgggagtgcccagcctggaggaaTCCCAGTGGCCACCAAGACCCTCCCCAGCCCAAGCCCCAGCAATGGGGCCAGCACCACTCAGAACATCTCCTTGCCCACCAGTGACGCCAGGCCAGGGGATGGCAGCCCTGTCCAgtctcccagcagcacccagcctgaggccatcaGGACTGATGTGCCCCAGACACCCCCAGGACCTGaggctggtgccagccctgctgccccagccccactgaTGGATGAGGTTGGTGCTCCAGTGACCCCAGAGGAGGCTGGGCCTGGCCCCATGGCACCACTGCCCCCCAAGGAAGCCAtaagcagctccccagcacaggtgaccccagaggagcccaggacCAGCCCCACGGCACCAGTGACCCCAGAGGAAGCTGGGCCTGGCCCTATGACCCCCAAAGATGCTAGGACCAGCCCTACAGCAAAGATGACCCCAGAGGAGCTCAGGACCAGCCCCACAGCACTAGTGACCCCAGAGGAGGCTGAGTCTGGCCCCATGACCCCCAAGGAGGCCAGGACCAGCCTCACATCACAGGTGACCCCAGAGGAGGCTGAGTCTGGCCCCATGACCCCCAAGGAGGCCAGGACCAGTCCCACATCACAGGTGACCCCAGAGGAGGCTGAGTCTGGCCCCATGACCCCCAAGGAGGCCAGGACCAGTCCCACATCACAGGTGACCCCAGAGGAGAATGAGTCTGACCCCATGACCCCCAAGGAGGCCAGGACCAGCCCCACATCACAGGTGACCCCAAAGGAGGCTGGGCCTGGCCCCATGACCCCCAAGGAGGCCAGGACCAGCCCCACATCACAGGTGACCCCAGAGGAGCCTGGGCGTGGCCCCATGACCCCTAAGGAGGCCAGGACCAGCCCCACATCACAGGTGACCCCAGAAAAAGCCAGGCCCAGCCTCACAGCACCAATGACCCCAGAAGAGGCTAAGTGTGGCCTTATGACACTGACGACCCCAAAGGAGGCCAGACCCAACCCCACAGCACCACCGAGCCCAGAGGAGGCCGTGTCCAGCCCTACAGCACCACTGACCCTGGAGGAGGTGCGGATGCTGGTGGAGCTCTTCTACCTTCCCTACCACCACggggctctggcacagcagctcctggagcattTTCGGTGGCTGCGGGCGAACAGCCTCAGCGTGGGGGTACCGGCCACAGCACCTGATGCCTGCGGG ggcacgCGGTGGCGAGGCCGGGCTCAGTCCTTTCAGCTGCTCTGCGCACGGACGTGCCGCCTGCACAGCCGCCTGGTCAGCACCGCCAGCAGGGCGCTGCTCTACGACCTGCACCCCTACCTCTGGGACATCCGCAACATGCTGCTGGCTGCCAGTGCCTTCATCCTCTGGCTGG ATGGTCACCTCCTCTGCGAGCCTGACCCCAAGGGCACCTGGGGGAGCTGCTTTGGCT GGTGCCAGAGTATCACTGCCCCGatgctgctggggagggatgCCGAGCCCTGGGCACGCCGTGGGGGCCTCTTTGGAGAGCTGCAG gcactgctgcccGTGGGGAACAGCTGTGACCTCTTCTACCATCCACCTCCACTCTTCCCATCCAGCCAGCTGTACCtgctgcgcccgctgctgccccTGGACAAG GGAGAACTTTACCGCATGTGCCGGGAGAGTTTGGACTGTGATCCCAAAGTGGCAGAGATCCTCGTGGCCCACCCGGATCTCCTCGGTGACAG GCTCCTGGGCAGCTTCCTCAGCCTGAGCCCCGAGTACACCTTTGTGCTGGAGGATGAGGGTGGCCCGTGTGGCTTCGCAGCCGGAGCGCTCCACGCTGAAGGCTTCCTGCAGCAGCGAGACAGCAGCTGGCTGCCAACCATACGGCACAAGTACCCCCCAGACCTGGGCACAGGCGGCCCAGctctgggacag GATGCCCTGGAGGAAGCAGTGCTCTTCTTCCACTCAGAGCcactggcagtgccccagcccgTGCTGAGGCGCTTTCCCTCCCTGgtacagctgggcacagccccccGTGTGCTGGATGTGGGGGCCAGTCGCAGCCTGGCCCTCTGCCTGCTGAGTGCACTCAGGGCCAATG GGTCACGGGGAGTGTTCTGCCAGGTCAGTGACACCGACCGGCAGCAGCTGAGCTTCTACAGCAAGCTGGGCTTTGTCGCCCTGCCGGTGGCCTGGGGCAGCTCTCCCGGCGCTCAGCTCCTGGGACGACTCCTCTGa
- the LOC100217691 gene encoding protein O-GlcNAcase isoform X6: MKSLIEAAQEQRVEFIFAISAGQDMVFSSAGDRLLLQQKLRQVAAMGCRSFALLFDDIDPCMCQADRDVFPSLAQAQASVANEVYQELGQPSVFLFCPTEYCSSLCSPSPSQSCYLQTIGQELLPGIGVIWTGPKVVSQELSAELLEEVEAVLRRCPVIWDNLYANDYDCRRVFLGPYMGRAPGLMSRLHGLLLNPNCELQANFIPIHTLGTWFQSELGSCAHPDQAGMEGALGDSQGAEDGSYSPQEALELALREWVAEINQQALEPGGRTPGHPSVSLKGGAKLQPGTAGGQEVTPDPQPHKSAPGADPEPCGVAPEEGCREVTSEPERDSGNRTPAGHQQSPARAGEQLSPGSCEPSSALPSVAGSAQPGGIPVATKTLPSPSPSNGASTTQNISLPTSDARPGDGSPVQSPSSTQPEAIRTDVPQTPPGPEAGASPAAPAPLMDEVGAPVTPEEAGPGPMAPLPPKEAISSSPAQVTPEEPRTSPTAPVTPEEAGPGPMTPKDARTSPTAKMTPEELRTSPTALVTPEEAESGPMTPKEARTSLTSQVTPEEAESGPMTPKEARTSPTSQVTPEEAESGPMTPKEARTSPTSQVTPEENESDPMTPKEARTSPTSQVTPKEAGPGPMTPKEARTSPTSQVTPEEPGRGPMTPKEARTSPTSQVTPEKARPSLTAPMTPEEAKCGLMTLTTPKEARPNPTAPPSPEEAVSSPTAPLTLEEVRMLVELFYLPYHHGALAQQLLEHFRWLRANSLSVGVPATAPDACGGTRWRGRAQSFQLLCARTCRLHSRLVSTASRALLYDLHPYLWDIRNMLLAASAFILWLDGHLLCEPDPKGTWGSCFGWCQSITAPMLLGRDAEPWARRGGLFGELQALLPVGNSCDLFYHPPPLFPSSQLYLLRPLLPLDKGELYRMCRESLDCDPKVAEILVAHPDLLGDRLLGSFLSLSPEYTFVLEDEGGPCGFAAGALHAEGFLQQRDSSWLPTIRHKYPPDLGTGGPALGQDALEEAVLFFHSEPLAVPQPVLRRFPSLVQLGTAPRVLDVGASRSLALCLLSALRANGSRGVFCQVSDTDRQQLSFYSKLGFVALPVAWGSSPGAQLLGRLL, translated from the exons aTGAAGTCCCTCATCGAAGCTGCCCAAGAGCAAAGGGTGGAGtttatttttgccatttctgCTGGCCAGGACATGGTGTTCTCCAGCGCTGGGGAccggctcctgctgcagcaaaaACTCAGGCAG GTGGCTGCCATGGGGTGCCGCTCCTTCGCGCTGCTCTTTGACGACATCGACCCCTGCATGTGCCAAGCTGACAGAGATGTCttcccctccctggcacaggctcAGGCCTCTGTGGCCAACGAGGTGTACCAGGAGCTGGGCCAGCCCTCTGTCTTCCTCTTCTGCCCTACAG AATATTGcagctctctctgctctcccagccccagccagtcCTGCTACCTGCAGACCATcggccaggagctgctcccagggatCGGTGTCATCTGGACAG GCCCCAAGGTGGTGTCCCAGGagctctcagcagagctgctggaggaggtggaggcTGTCCTGAGGCGCTGCCCCGTCATTTGGGACAACCTCTACGCCAACGACTACGACTGCAGACGTGTCTTCCTGGGCCCCTACATGGGCCGTGCTCCTGGCCTCATGTCCAGGCTCCACGGGCTGCTCCTCAACCCCAACTGTGAGCTCCAGGCCAACTTCATCCCCATACACACGCTGGGCACCTGGTTTCAGAGCgagctgggcagctgtgcccaccctgaCCAAGCAG GCATGGAGGGAGCCCTGGGGGACAGCCAAGGTGCTGAGGATGGAAGCTACAGCCCCCAGGAAGCCTTGGAGCTGGCGCTGCGTGAGTGGGTGGCCGAGATAAACCAGCAGGCCTTGGAGCCAG GAGGAAGgaccccaggacaccccagtGTGAGCCTCAAGGGAGGAGCaaagctgcagcctggcacagcaggaggaCAGGAGGTCACTCCTGACCCTCAGCCCCACAAATCTGCTCCTGGGGCAGATCCTGAGCCCTGTGGGGTGGCACCAGaggaggggtgcagggaggtGACCTCAGAGCCTGAGAGGGACAGTGGGAACAGGACACCCGCTGGCCatcagcagagccctgcaagggctggggagcagctcagcccagggagctgtgagccctcctctgctctgcccagcgtggctgggagtgcccagcctggaggaaTCCCAGTGGCCACCAAGACCCTCCCCAGCCCAAGCCCCAGCAATGGGGCCAGCACCACTCAGAACATCTCCTTGCCCACCAGTGACGCCAGGCCAGGGGATGGCAGCCCTGTCCAgtctcccagcagcacccagcctgaggccatcaGGACTGATGTGCCCCAGACACCCCCAGGACCTGaggctggtgccagccctgctgccccagccccactgaTGGATGAGGTTGGTGCTCCAGTGACCCCAGAGGAGGCTGGGCCTGGCCCCATGGCACCACTGCCCCCCAAGGAAGCCAtaagcagctccccagcacaggtgaccccagaggagcccaggacCAGCCCCACGGCACCAGTGACCCCAGAGGAAGCTGGGCCTGGCCCTATGACCCCCAAAGATGCTAGGACCAGCCCTACAGCAAAGATGACCCCAGAGGAGCTCAGGACCAGCCCCACAGCACTAGTGACCCCAGAGGAGGCTGAGTCTGGCCCCATGACCCCCAAGGAGGCCAGGACCAGCCTCACATCACAGGTGACCCCAGAGGAGGCTGAGTCTGGCCCCATGACCCCCAAGGAGGCCAGGACCAGTCCCACATCACAGGTGACCCCAGAGGAGGCTGAGTCTGGCCCCATGACCCCCAAGGAGGCCAGGACCAGTCCCACATCACAGGTGACCCCAGAGGAGAATGAGTCTGACCCCATGACCCCCAAGGAGGCCAGGACCAGCCCCACATCACAGGTGACCCCAAAGGAGGCTGGGCCTGGCCCCATGACCCCCAAGGAGGCCAGGACCAGCCCCACATCACAGGTGACCCCAGAGGAGCCTGGGCGTGGCCCCATGACCCCTAAGGAGGCCAGGACCAGCCCCACATCACAGGTGACCCCAGAAAAAGCCAGGCCCAGCCTCACAGCACCAATGACCCCAGAAGAGGCTAAGTGTGGCCTTATGACACTGACGACCCCAAAGGAGGCCAGACCCAACCCCACAGCACCACCGAGCCCAGAGGAGGCCGTGTCCAGCCCTACAGCACCACTGACCCTGGAGGAGGTGCGGATGCTGGTGGAGCTCTTCTACCTTCCCTACCACCACggggctctggcacagcagctcctggagcattTTCGGTGGCTGCGGGCGAACAGCCTCAGCGTGGGGGTACCGGCCACAGCACCTGATGCCTGCGGG ggcacgCGGTGGCGAGGCCGGGCTCAGTCCTTTCAGCTGCTCTGCGCACGGACGTGCCGCCTGCACAGCCGCCTGGTCAGCACCGCCAGCAGGGCGCTGCTCTACGACCTGCACCCCTACCTCTGGGACATCCGCAACATGCTGCTGGCTGCCAGTGCCTTCATCCTCTGGCTGG ATGGTCACCTCCTCTGCGAGCCTGACCCCAAGGGCACCTGGGGGAGCTGCTTTGGCT GGTGCCAGAGTATCACTGCCCCGatgctgctggggagggatgCCGAGCCCTGGGCACGCCGTGGGGGCCTCTTTGGAGAGCTGCAG gcactgctgcccGTGGGGAACAGCTGTGACCTCTTCTACCATCCACCTCCACTCTTCCCATCCAGCCAGCTGTACCtgctgcgcccgctgctgccccTGGACAAG GGAGAACTTTACCGCATGTGCCGGGAGAGTTTGGACTGTGATCCCAAAGTGGCAGAGATCCTCGTGGCCCACCCGGATCTCCTCGGTGACAG GCTCCTGGGCAGCTTCCTCAGCCTGAGCCCCGAGTACACCTTTGTGCTGGAGGATGAGGGTGGCCCGTGTGGCTTCGCAGCCGGAGCGCTCCACGCTGAAGGCTTCCTGCAGCAGCGAGACAGCAGCTGGCTGCCAACCATACGGCACAAGTACCCCCCAGACCTGGGCACAGGCGGCCCAGctctgggacag GATGCCCTGGAGGAAGCAGTGCTCTTCTTCCACTCAGAGCcactggcagtgccccagcccgTGCTGAGGCGCTTTCCCTCCCTGgtacagctgggcacagccccccGTGTGCTGGATGTGGGGGCCAGTCGCAGCCTGGCCCTCTGCCTGCTGAGTGCACTCAGGGCCAATG GGTCACGGGGAGTGTTCTGCCAGGTCAGTGACACCGACCGGCAGCAGCTGAGCTTCTACAGCAAGCTGGGCTTTGTCGCCCTGCCGGTGGCCTGGGGCAGCTCTCCCGGCGCTCAGCTCCTGGGACGACTCCTCTGa
- the LOC100217691 gene encoding protein O-GlcNAcase isoform X8 yields MRQVAAMGCRSFALLFDDIDPCMCQADRDVFPSLAQAQASVANEVYQELGQPSVFLFCPTEYCSSLCSPSPSQSCYLQTIGQELLPGIGVIWTGPKVVSQELSAELLEEVEAVLRRCPVIWDNLYANDYDCRRVFLGPYMGRAPGLMSRLHGLLLNPNCELQANFIPIHTLGTWFQSELGSCAHPDQAGMEGALGDSQGAEDGSYSPQEALELALREWVAEINQQALEPGGRTPGHPSVSLKGGAKLQPGTAGGQEVTPDPQPHKSAPGADPEPCGVAPEEGCREVTSEPERDSGNRTPAGHQQSPARAGEQLSPGSCEPSSALPSVAGSAQPGGIPVATKTLPSPSPSNGASTTQNISLPTSDARPGDGSPVQSPSSTQPEAIRTDVPQTPPGPEAGASPAAPAPLMDEVGAPVTPEEAGPGPMAPLPPKEAISSSPAQVTPEEPRTSPTAPVTPEEAGPGPMTPKDARTSPTAKMTPEELRTSPTALVTPEEAESGPMTPKEARTSLTSQVTPEEAESGPMTPKEARTSPTSQVTPEEAESGPMTPKEARTSPTSQVTPEENESDPMTPKEARTSPTSQVTPKEAGPGPMTPKEARTSPTSQVTPEEPGRGPMTPKEARTSPTSQVTPEKARPSLTAPMTPEEAKCGLMTLTTPKEARPNPTAPPSPEEAVSSPTAPLTLEEVRMLVELFYLPYHHGALAQQLLEHFRWLRANSLSVGVPATAPDACGGTRWRGRAQSFQLLCARTCRLHSRLVSTASRALLYDLHPYLWDIRNMLLAASAFILWLDGHLLCEPDPKGTWGSCFGWCQSITAPMLLGRDAEPWARRGGLFGELQALLPVGNSCDLFYHPPPLFPSSQLYLLRPLLPLDKGELYRMCRESLDCDPKVAEILVAHPDLLGDRLLGSFLSLSPEYTFVLEDEGGPCGFAAGALHAEGFLQQRDSSWLPTIRHKYPPDLGTGGPALGQDALEEAVLFFHSEPLAVPQPVLRRFPSLVQLGTAPRVLDVGASRSLALCLLSALRANGSRGVFCQVSDTDRQQLSFYSKLGFVALPVAWGSSPGAQLLGRLL; encoded by the exons ATGAGGCAG GTGGCTGCCATGGGGTGCCGCTCCTTCGCGCTGCTCTTTGACGACATCGACCCCTGCATGTGCCAAGCTGACAGAGATGTCttcccctccctggcacaggctcAGGCCTCTGTGGCCAACGAGGTGTACCAGGAGCTGGGCCAGCCCTCTGTCTTCCTCTTCTGCCCTACAG AATATTGcagctctctctgctctcccagccccagccagtcCTGCTACCTGCAGACCATcggccaggagctgctcccagggatCGGTGTCATCTGGACAG GCCCCAAGGTGGTGTCCCAGGagctctcagcagagctgctggaggaggtggaggcTGTCCTGAGGCGCTGCCCCGTCATTTGGGACAACCTCTACGCCAACGACTACGACTGCAGACGTGTCTTCCTGGGCCCCTACATGGGCCGTGCTCCTGGCCTCATGTCCAGGCTCCACGGGCTGCTCCTCAACCCCAACTGTGAGCTCCAGGCCAACTTCATCCCCATACACACGCTGGGCACCTGGTTTCAGAGCgagctgggcagctgtgcccaccctgaCCAAGCAG GCATGGAGGGAGCCCTGGGGGACAGCCAAGGTGCTGAGGATGGAAGCTACAGCCCCCAGGAAGCCTTGGAGCTGGCGCTGCGTGAGTGGGTGGCCGAGATAAACCAGCAGGCCTTGGAGCCAG GAGGAAGgaccccaggacaccccagtGTGAGCCTCAAGGGAGGAGCaaagctgcagcctggcacagcaggaggaCAGGAGGTCACTCCTGACCCTCAGCCCCACAAATCTGCTCCTGGGGCAGATCCTGAGCCCTGTGGGGTGGCACCAGaggaggggtgcagggaggtGACCTCAGAGCCTGAGAGGGACAGTGGGAACAGGACACCCGCTGGCCatcagcagagccctgcaagggctggggagcagctcagcccagggagctgtgagccctcctctgctctgcccagcgtggctgggagtgcccagcctggaggaaTCCCAGTGGCCACCAAGACCCTCCCCAGCCCAAGCCCCAGCAATGGGGCCAGCACCACTCAGAACATCTCCTTGCCCACCAGTGACGCCAGGCCAGGGGATGGCAGCCCTGTCCAgtctcccagcagcacccagcctgaggccatcaGGACTGATGTGCCCCAGACACCCCCAGGACCTGaggctggtgccagccctgctgccccagccccactgaTGGATGAGGTTGGTGCTCCAGTGACCCCAGAGGAGGCTGGGCCTGGCCCCATGGCACCACTGCCCCCCAAGGAAGCCAtaagcagctccccagcacaggtgaccccagaggagcccaggacCAGCCCCACGGCACCAGTGACCCCAGAGGAAGCTGGGCCTGGCCCTATGACCCCCAAAGATGCTAGGACCAGCCCTACAGCAAAGATGACCCCAGAGGAGCTCAGGACCAGCCCCACAGCACTAGTGACCCCAGAGGAGGCTGAGTCTGGCCCCATGACCCCCAAGGAGGCCAGGACCAGCCTCACATCACAGGTGACCCCAGAGGAGGCTGAGTCTGGCCCCATGACCCCCAAGGAGGCCAGGACCAGTCCCACATCACAGGTGACCCCAGAGGAGGCTGAGTCTGGCCCCATGACCCCCAAGGAGGCCAGGACCAGTCCCACATCACAGGTGACCCCAGAGGAGAATGAGTCTGACCCCATGACCCCCAAGGAGGCCAGGACCAGCCCCACATCACAGGTGACCCCAAAGGAGGCTGGGCCTGGCCCCATGACCCCCAAGGAGGCCAGGACCAGCCCCACATCACAGGTGACCCCAGAGGAGCCTGGGCGTGGCCCCATGACCCCTAAGGAGGCCAGGACCAGCCCCACATCACAGGTGACCCCAGAAAAAGCCAGGCCCAGCCTCACAGCACCAATGACCCCAGAAGAGGCTAAGTGTGGCCTTATGACACTGACGACCCCAAAGGAGGCCAGACCCAACCCCACAGCACCACCGAGCCCAGAGGAGGCCGTGTCCAGCCCTACAGCACCACTGACCCTGGAGGAGGTGCGGATGCTGGTGGAGCTCTTCTACCTTCCCTACCACCACggggctctggcacagcagctcctggagcattTTCGGTGGCTGCGGGCGAACAGCCTCAGCGTGGGGGTACCGGCCACAGCACCTGATGCCTGCGGG ggcacgCGGTGGCGAGGCCGGGCTCAGTCCTTTCAGCTGCTCTGCGCACGGACGTGCCGCCTGCACAGCCGCCTGGTCAGCACCGCCAGCAGGGCGCTGCTCTACGACCTGCACCCCTACCTCTGGGACATCCGCAACATGCTGCTGGCTGCCAGTGCCTTCATCCTCTGGCTGG ATGGTCACCTCCTCTGCGAGCCTGACCCCAAGGGCACCTGGGGGAGCTGCTTTGGCT GGTGCCAGAGTATCACTGCCCCGatgctgctggggagggatgCCGAGCCCTGGGCACGCCGTGGGGGCCTCTTTGGAGAGCTGCAG gcactgctgcccGTGGGGAACAGCTGTGACCTCTTCTACCATCCACCTCCACTCTTCCCATCCAGCCAGCTGTACCtgctgcgcccgctgctgccccTGGACAAG GGAGAACTTTACCGCATGTGCCGGGAGAGTTTGGACTGTGATCCCAAAGTGGCAGAGATCCTCGTGGCCCACCCGGATCTCCTCGGTGACAG GCTCCTGGGCAGCTTCCTCAGCCTGAGCCCCGAGTACACCTTTGTGCTGGAGGATGAGGGTGGCCCGTGTGGCTTCGCAGCCGGAGCGCTCCACGCTGAAGGCTTCCTGCAGCAGCGAGACAGCAGCTGGCTGCCAACCATACGGCACAAGTACCCCCCAGACCTGGGCACAGGCGGCCCAGctctgggacag GATGCCCTGGAGGAAGCAGTGCTCTTCTTCCACTCAGAGCcactggcagtgccccagcccgTGCTGAGGCGCTTTCCCTCCCTGgtacagctgggcacagccccccGTGTGCTGGATGTGGGGGCCAGTCGCAGCCTGGCCCTCTGCCTGCTGAGTGCACTCAGGGCCAATG GGTCACGGGGAGTGTTCTGCCAGGTCAGTGACACCGACCGGCAGCAGCTGAGCTTCTACAGCAAGCTGGGCTTTGTCGCCCTGCCGGTGGCCTGGGGCAGCTCTCCCGGCGCTCAGCTCCTGGGACGACTCCTCTGa